In the genome of Oncorhynchus mykiss isolate Arlee chromosome 18, USDA_OmykA_1.1, whole genome shotgun sequence, one region contains:
- the LOC110514545 gene encoding gastrula zinc finger protein XlCGF52.1-like isoform X2, translating to MASVKLEDCSQTLELNVNIKDEEEEEKIGKSVNHGRLELSLRPVTSTVTTNPACLSPSTLSAYPQSLGPDCDSGAQFALQDPEMASVKLEDCNQTLELNVIIKDEEEEEKIGTSVNHGDHVETFSTSREHQQENHRAKMSHHCPDCEEIFPFLSKLKIHLKIHTGEKLYSCSECGKSFRRSTALKIHQITHTGEKPYSCSECEKSFKRSTALKIHQRTHTGERPYSCSECAKCFTTSTSLKCHQRTHTGEKPYSCSACGASFSHLQSLKYHELKHTGEKPYSCSACGASFSHRQTLKYHELKHTRETPYSCSACGVSFSHRKTLKYHELIHTGEKPYSCSDCGKRFSLLGTLKHHEHVHKGDKPYPCSDCGKSFFHLDTLKQHERIHKLEKPYSCSGCGKRFSHLGYLKSHERIHKREKPYSFSDCGASFSHPDTLK from the exons GAC GACTAGAATTAAGTCTGAGGCCGGTAACATCAACAGTAACGAcaaacccagcctgcctctctccttccacactgagtgCATACCcacagtcactgggtcctgattgtgacagtggagcccagtttgcactgcaggatccagagatggcatcagtgaagctggaagactgcaatcaaacactggagctgaatgtcatcattaaagatgaagaagaggaggaaaagatTGGGACATCTGTTAATCATG gagaccaCGTTGAGACATTCTCTACATCCAGAGAGCATCAGCAGGAAAATCACAGAGCAAAGATGTCTCACCACTGCCCCGATTGTGAGGAGATTTTCCCATTTCTATCAAAGCTAAAAATACACctaaaaatacacacaggagaaaagcttTACTCCTGCTCTGAATGTGGAAAAAGCTTCAGAAGATCAACTGCACTAAAAATTCATcagataacacacacaggagagaagccttactcctgctctgaatgTGAAAAAAGCTTCAAAAGATCAACTGCACtaaaaattcatcagagaacacacaccggAGAGAGGCCTTACTCATGTTCTGAATGTgcaaaatgcttcacaacatcaacaTCACTAAAAtgtcatcagagaacacacacaggagagaagccttactcctgctctgcaTGTGGGGCGAGTTTCTCTCATCTGCAATCCTTAAAATATCATGAACTtaaacacacaggagagaagccttactcctgctctgcaTGTGGGGCGAGTTTCTCTCATCGGCAAACCTTAAAATATCATGAACTTAAACACACAAGAGAGacgccttactcctgctctgcaTGTGGGGTGAGTTTCTCTCATCGGAAAACCTTAAAATATCATGAActtatacacacaggagagaagccttactcctgctctgactgtggaaagaggtTCTCTCTATTGGGTACTTTAAAACACCATGAACATGTACACAAAGGAGATAAGCCTTAcccctgctctgactgtggaaaaagtTTCTTTCACCTGGATACCTTAAAACAACATGAACGTATACACAAAttagagaagccttactcctgctctggcTGTGGAAAGAGATTCTCTCACCTGGGATACTTAAAAAGCCATGAACGTATACACAAaagagagaagccttactcctttTCTGACTGTGGGGCAAGTTTCTCTCATCCGGACACCTTAAAATGA
- the LOC110514545 gene encoding gastrula zinc finger protein XlCGF17.1-like isoform X3 — protein sequence MASVKLEDCSQTLELNVNIKDEEEEEKIGKSVNHGDHVETFSTSREHQQENHRAKMSHHCPDCEEIFPFLSKLKIHLKIHTGEKLYSCSECGKSFRRSTALKIHQITHTGEKPYSCSECEKSFKRSTALKIHQRTHTGERPYSCSECAKCFTTSTSLKCHQRTHTGEKPYSCSACGASFSHLQSLKYHELKHTGEKPYSCSACGASFSHRQTLKYHELKHTRETPYSCSACGVSFSHRKTLKYHELIHTGEKPYSCSDCGKRFSLLGTLKHHEHVHKGDKPYPCSDCGKSFFHLDTLKQHERIHKLEKPYSCSGCGKRFSHLGYLKSHERIHKREKPYSFSDCGASFSHPDTLK from the coding sequence gagaccaCGTTGAGACATTCTCTACATCCAGAGAGCATCAGCAGGAAAATCACAGAGCAAAGATGTCTCACCACTGCCCCGATTGTGAGGAGATTTTCCCATTTCTATCAAAGCTAAAAATACACctaaaaatacacacaggagaaaagcttTACTCCTGCTCTGAATGTGGAAAAAGCTTCAGAAGATCAACTGCACTAAAAATTCATcagataacacacacaggagagaagccttactcctgctctgaatgTGAAAAAAGCTTCAAAAGATCAACTGCACtaaaaattcatcagagaacacacaccggAGAGAGGCCTTACTCATGTTCTGAATGTgcaaaatgcttcacaacatcaacaTCACTAAAAtgtcatcagagaacacacacaggagagaagccttactcctgctctgcaTGTGGGGCGAGTTTCTCTCATCTGCAATCCTTAAAATATCATGAACTtaaacacacaggagagaagccttactcctgctctgcaTGTGGGGCGAGTTTCTCTCATCGGCAAACCTTAAAATATCATGAACTTAAACACACAAGAGAGacgccttactcctgctctgcaTGTGGGGTGAGTTTCTCTCATCGGAAAACCTTAAAATATCATGAActtatacacacaggagagaagccttactcctgctctgactgtggaaagaggtTCTCTCTATTGGGTACTTTAAAACACCATGAACATGTACACAAAGGAGATAAGCCTTAcccctgctctgactgtggaaaaagtTTCTTTCACCTGGATACCTTAAAACAACATGAACGTATACACAAAttagagaagccttactcctgctctggcTGTGGAAAGAGATTCTCTCACCTGGGATACTTAAAAAGCCATGAACGTATACACAAaagagagaagccttactcctttTCTGACTGTGGGGCAAGTTTCTCTCATCCGGACACCTTAAAATGA